The nucleotide window GACGGCTTCCCCTTATCAGCGCCTGGTGCCCACCCGTGGCCACTGTGGGAATCACACTTTGCTGTGCCCAAGGTCAGGCCCTCCAGCAAAGCTCAGTCCGGTTCCAAATGGATCTTCTCAACTTTCCTGTTAAACCTGCGGATccaatccccaccccaccccgcccccactggTTAAGAAAAGGTCTTAGAACACACACCAGCTGTACTCATTACACATTTATTGTACATTTTCACAATCTGGATGCGTCACAGAATTGggggcatgggggagggaaggggggcaggggacacTGGGATAATATGGGGGGGTCTAGAACacaacacccccaccccagcatctcTCCCTACCCTTTCACACCACAGCTCAGATCTCCCTGCTCCCCCGTCCACACAGAAACCTTGAGTGTGGGGGGAAGAAAGAGTTTGGGGGGTCCCCTCCAGCAGATTAAGGGACTGTACCCTCAGACCCCTAAAATTGTgccatttaaaaagacattagaCCCTTCCTCTATCACTTCACCTAAGGAGGAGACAACGCTCTGGGCTCGACTGCCCTGGAAAGGGGCGAGAATCCCCATCTTCCAGCAAGTCCCATACACTCATTGGCAGTGACTAGTACCCCCGCCCTGACTTCAGGGGGGCAGTCAGAGGAGCTGGGCAGTGATGGGAGCCACAACCCCCCCAAATTAGGGAGGGGAGTTTTCAGTCCAACCCCCAGCAAGGGTGGGGCCAGATCTCAGGCAGGAATTGGGGGgattctctgccctgccccactcctcCCCAAGGCAGTGATGACCCCCCCACACACTGGTAGCCATCTCTCCCAAAAGAGTCAGATTGCGGCCAACCCCCAAACTCTCccggcaggaggaggaggaggaggaggaggcagatcaggcggatgggagggagggagaccccaTGGGAATGTCGGTTGAGTGCCCCACATGAAAACTGGGGAGCACGAATGTGGGGAGAGACTCCAAGTGGCAAAACTATTGGTCCTTCATGACACACTGAACTCCGAGACACTTCCACaccagctggggggaggggggaggggggagggaggggaggggacaagagGTTTGGAAAATGGGGGTAGGGGAGGCAAACTGGACTAGAGGGGGCTAGGAGGGGGTGATTCTGGGGGCCAGAAGGTTCTGGCTCCCCAAAAGCCCAGGCTCCCACCACCTGCAAGTAACGTCATGCAAATGAAAGTGATACAAGGACCATGGGGACTAGCGCCTCAGTAAAAAAGCAACACGGGTTGAAAGAATGAAGGATGATggaacaaaagagaaggaaaccaaaAGGGATGTCAGTATGTAAATGAGGCTAATTAACATGCTGGAAGCTCCCAGAAGACCTTGGGATTCTTAGGACCAAGTGGGGCCAGTCTCAGGGCCTCCCGACAATGCAAAGATGCACCTAGGGAGGCCTGGacagttgctttttgttttttgttttttgttgggggtgggggtgcagggaaggccagggtgggaggaaggatcAGCTAAATccaagggaaagaggagaggaagagggactaTTGCATAGCAGATGCAAATGAAAGGACTAAGGGCTggtcaggaagagagggaaggggcgggaggaaaagagaaaagagatgggaACTTCAGGAAGGGGTGTTAAGGACAACCGGAAAAATCTTCTAGTAATAAAACTACAAAcagaccaaatatatataatattatatatgtataaataacaGCTGGCTATTTACAGGGGGggcacacacacagggacacacacacgcggatccaggggagggggggctggaAGATATGGCTGAGAGGTGGAGGAGcggctggggatggggggaggggtggggagaggccctTCTCTGGGCAGGGCGGGCTCCTCGGGGGTTTAAGAGCTGAAGTAAACtgtagagaaggaaagagaaggaagaagagagaaggggagaaagaaagagagagaaagcagtgtgtcaggcctggccctgctcccatccccgccccccacggCCCAGCCCTCTCAGCCTTAGggtcttcatctgtaaagcaaGGGGCTGGACTGGTAGGTTCCAAGGTCTCTTCAAGTCCATGGTATGGCCCTGGGGCCACAGGCTCTTAATCCTCTGGGCCTCTGGGCCCACAAGCGCTCAAACAGGAGGATGTCTGGCTTCCTAGCCGTGTCTCAAGCCCCTGGGCTTTGCCTGCTCTCCCACTTCCCAATTCCAAGGTCCCCAGACTGGGCTCTTAGGCCCAAAATCTATCCTCAGGGAGCAGTGGGGATTCACCAGCGTTCCTGTTTCCAAAAATCTTAACAAAAGTTGCCCAGAACCAGGCAAAGTGAAGACTAAACAGCATCGAGGTTTTGGGCTCTAGATGGATCAGAGCTGCGGTCGGCAGCTATACGTGCTTTCTGCTGAATAGTAAAATCTAGGTTAATGACCTTCAAAACCTAGAAGGGGAAACCTCTCCAGAGAAAGGGCCCTAGCCACTGCTGCCCTACTCaccgatgatgatgatgaggatgatggcGCAAATCACTCCCAAGATGATCATCATCTGGGGGCGAGAGGGGGGGGGTCAGCAACACAGACCGTGACACCCCCATTCACCCACCCGTTCTCTTACCAGCCCCCTCCTGCGTGCCTCCACTCCACCCTCACCTTGAGGTTTTTCCACCAGTATTTGCGCTTGAGCTTGGCTGCACTTGTTTCAAACTGGGAGGCCCCTGCCTGGAGGGCATCTGCACGGTCGTCCAGCTCTGACAGCTTCTGGTCCCGCTCCAGGACCTTGTCCACGTTCACCCTCATGATGTCCaccacctgggggaggggcccgCGAGGCAGGGGGTGTGCCAAGGCCGCCTCAATGAGGGCACTCCTCAACCGTGCACCCACAGAGAACATGCACCCCGATGGTGCCAGGCTAACATGCCAAGGACACACAGAGAACATGCCTAGCAACCTGGGGACATGCAAGGAGCACACATCAGGGGCATGCTGAGGGCCAGACATCTCAGATGTCACAGCATCACCCTCTATGCACTGAGCCTCAAGCAGCCTGTCCATCACCGGGCCACACCTGCCGGGGTCGAAACACCCCAGGACAGCAAGGCTGACTAACGCCCCAGGGCCGTTGCAAGTGCATGCTCAACAGGGAAGGGGCATGGCGTGTCTTTGTCCCCAAACTCACAGACTCACCACCTCCAACCAAGATGGGCCCCCACACCGCTATGCCAACCCTCAGGGTCCTTCCCGCTGCCGTTGACACCCCTCGCACTCACCTCATCCACCTGGGCCTGGGTCTGCTGCAGTCTCCTGTTACTGGTGAGGTTTGGAGGAGGCGCAGGggggcctccctccccagctggggcggcggggggggcggTGGCAGCGGTGGCCGACCTGAGGGGCAGGGGCGGATTACGACCCAGGGCCTCCAGCCACAAGCCCCGCGGCCAGGGCTCCGCCCATCctcctgtccatccatccgtccctccctttctccttcccggGAGGAAGGCCGCCGATGGGAACCCTGGATTTCGtccggccccgccgccgccgccaagCCGCGTGACCTTGAGtcgggccccctcccccccctccgggcctcagtttccccgcctGTCAAATAAGGGCGACCTCAAAGACAAGGTCCGGGATCGCCCCGAAATGACTGGCGGCAGCATGACAGGGGCGGGCGGACGCCGGGGCCGCTCCATCCCGGGGCCATCGCCCGCGCGGCCAGCCCCTGAGCGGCGCTCTCCAGCTACCCGCGCGCAGTCACGGGCGCCGGCCTAGCCTCGGGGCGCGGGCCGAACCCCGGGCGACCCCCGCACCGGCTCCCAAGGGCGGCGGCCGGCGCAGGCAGACAGGCCCGGTGCGGGCGCGGGCGGCCGACTCACATGGCGGGGGCGGCGGGAGGACGActcggcagcggcggcggcggcggtggcggcggcggcggcggcggctcgcGCTGGCTCCGACTGGCGCTGGCTGCCCGGGACGGGAAGATGGCGGCCGCACGTCACCCACATCCGGGCActgcgggcgggggcggggccggcaggCGACGCGTCGGGAGCctgggcggtgggggcggggccggcggggcaGCGAGCCCCCCGCCCTCCACCACCGCTCCCGCACCTGCGGCTGCACCGTGAGCCCCGAACCCGGGTGCTGCGGCTCCCCGCGCCCGCCGCCAGCCCGCCCCGTCGCGCCGCAGCCCTCCCAGCCGCCCTCCCAGCCGCCCCTCGCCACTGCCCTCTGCTGCTGATGGCGCCCCTGGGCCCCGGGCCACGTCCTCCCCCACCCGCGAAACCCGTAAACCAGTCagcactccacacacacaccgccccctccccccgcaaggCCTCGGCCTGCGCCCGGGTCCCGACGCCAGCGACCAGCCTCAGCGTTcgcagggggctggggtgggaggttaGAAGGGGCAAGCGCAGGTCGCCGGACCACGCCGCGGAGGTGGATGGGGCGGAGGGAGTTGGTCCCCTCGGTCCGCCCCGCAGGTGGAGGGCTCCGGGGAGGCCTGGAGCCCCTGGCCACTGAGTAACgggatgtgaagaaagggagaagaggcaggctcttttcccccccacaccccaccccaccccaaccaagTCACTGCagggtgtggggctcagaccAGGGGTGCTTGGCAGGCCGGCCCGGCTGAGGTAGGCCAAGGTTAAGGCCAGGGAAGAGGGCACGAGGCTTCCCCGCGGGGCTGCTTCACGTGGTGGCCACAGACCCGCAGACCGGCCAAAACCCAGCTCTGTCCCAGAGTTGGGTCAGCTACCCGGGCGACAGGAGGATTCAGCCTCTGGTCCCAGGCTGCGACAGGAGGGGGCTTTgggggttttctgtttgtttggtttttctttaggGGGAAAGACAGTCGGCATGAACTGCCCTGCAGTGCCCAGGTACATACTACTTTACACGCGGATCAGCCTCAGGTGTGACCTTGGCCAGTTCCTGTCCTGTCCCTAGACCCCAAGTACATAACATCTGTAGGCACTACACATATAGTTGTTAAAATGCCTTGATCTGGAACATGGTGAGAGATTATTCACATCCCCTTCCATCCCTGACTGGTCTCTTTAGGTCCCTCTAAACAGCAGCTGCACCCAGTCCGCTCATCCCCAGCAGGCCTGGCCCTTTGGAGAAGAAGATGGGACCAGATGAGCTGACCGTCTTGTGGGGTGGGTCAAGGCAAGCCCCAAAAGTGAAGAAGGATATGTCTTAGGGGAGGAatagccctggggggggggggcgggttgctCATTGAATCCCTggaaggggagcagagggaggctgCTGGCCTTGGTCTCAGAGACAGACAGGAGCcagcttcttccctcccccaccctggcctcccGGTGTGAGAACCTCCCTAATgcagcgcccccaccccctcccagccagCCAAAGCCTGGGGACTGGCTGTGTCACCAGAGGTGTCATTTCCCAGCTGTCTGGGGAAGGTGAGTGAACTGGGAGCTCGTGGTGGGTGTGGGGACTCAGCAGATCTAAGATAAGATCCTCTCGGCTGCTTCCCCTTCCCGGAGCAGCCACTTGCCTGGCCCTTGTGCAGCGGCACAGGACGCCCAGGacgtctgggcggctcagcctctgtgcaaaggaagaaaagagcagcTTCTCTGAAGACTCAGATGGCACTGTGGGGTGCTAGCTTTTGCTTTTTGGCCTCGAGACTACTCTATTTTCTAGCCAGAGAACAAAGATGCCAAATTCCAGCCTTTTAAGTTCAAAAGCTGCAGTGTCCGGGTCTAAGACAGGGAAGGTTGGAAGGAAataggcccctcccccaccggcccGGAGACCCTGCACCGGCTGGGGAGAAGCTGTTGGAGGACCAGACCAGATGTTAGACATTGCTTGAGGGGTGATCCTCATTTTCCCCAATGGCCAAATCCAGAGGACGTGGAAGGGACAGAACCCAGAATAAATCCGGGGAGCCAAGGCCGTGAAGTGTGGCTTGGAAAGCTGGCACATTGCTGTTGCGTCCTGGGGGCCGGAGCGCAAGAGCAGAAGTGAGGGCCCGTATGATCCACGGAGGTGGGGACCTAGGAGGATTTCTCTCAGAGTCTCACTGAGCAGCCCACCCAAATTTAGATCAATGGTGGAGGCAGGAGAAGGGGTGGCGTGGGATAACCGAGTTCACCTGGAAATGGATAAGGGAATGTTTTCTGCAAGCAGTAGAAGGGAGACCCAAAATAGAAGTTGAACTAAAGGAAAATAACCTATTTACAGACTGAGATGATGGAGGTTTCTACATTCACCTGCGTTTGATAGCCAGATCTCTGGGCCCCACTCCCAAGGCTCATTCAaaagaggttggggggggggggggcaagttcATTTCTAACAAGCACCTATGGTGATTCTGATGTAGGCGGCACAGAGAAAAACTTTAATAAAGGCTTTCTTTTATTGCGGTTTCTTCTGCTAACAACAACTGATTTAGAAGTTGGGATGGAATGGGGTGGGCCGGGTCATTGCCACACCGACTCATGAACTTGTTCCATCCGTGAGTCAAACCTGACCAAACGGTAATTAATTTCACAAACTTTGCCCCTCGATGCTAGTAAAGAAAAGGCCTTCTAATTAAGAGTAGGAGCCAATGCCACCTGGAGTAGAGCCCCAGGGGCTAGCCCCACCTCTGTCACAATCAGCTGGCAAAACCTGTGACCGCTGTGACCTCTGGCTGAGCCCTCCAGTCCTGAAGGCTCAGGGGCTGCCTGCCAAGCCCTGGGctcctggagagaaaggaaaccacCAGGAGTCTACCAGGAGCCTACTGTGCCAGGAGCTTGCGGTGGATTGCTACAGGcatggttgttgtttttgttaaatatttatttttgagagagagagagagtgtgcgggCGCACgtgcgcaagcaggagaggggcagagagagagggagacacacaatctgaagcaggctccacgctctgagctgtcagcacagagcctgatgcggggctcgaacccacagactgagagatcatgacccgggctgatgtcagacgcttaacggaccaagccacccaggcgcccctacaaatcACAAGTACAAAAGAATGCACAGCAAACCCTCACTCTGAGCTCCGCCCCCACCACGCTCTGCAACACGGCTGCTGTGTGCAGTCTTGTAAATCCTCCAGAATGGTTGGTGCAGACACACATagatgcttttttcttttgaaaaacacaaatgctCAGACTATATGCGTGAAGttgccccttcctttttttagCTTTCTAATTATaggctatttttttctcttgtgcaaCCTCCTTGTTATCTGTCTCTtccagtttcttttgttttttttaaaaaatgggaggattgtttttctcatttcgcAGGCCTATCTCAAATGTCTGCTGGTTCCTGCCTTTATAGGGAGGCACCAAGAAGCTGAttggaagctgtgtgtgtgtgtgtgtgtgtagggcgGGCATTCACTGACCACTGGCTTTCCTGCAGGACAGTGGAAAACTTTTCAAAGGGGCTCCCCAGTGTTGATAGATGGCAGGATTTCTCTGGGGCTGTTCAGTTTTTTGGGAGAAGCATACCCTGGATGTTCCATCCCTGCCCTCGCTGTGTATTGGAGGGAGCAGGATCTGGAATGGCTGGGGGCTCCTGTTTGTAGTCTCAAGCCTCCTGTCTGCTGCACCTGTTGTCCCCACATCCAAAGCCTCCCTGAAAATCAGGATGCGGAGGGGTGATGTGTGCGACTCAGGTCTTCTGACAGGTGACAGAGCACCAAGAGTCCCAACATTCTGAAAACAGGCCCtcggccaccccccccccccccatgttcagCCAGGCCTTGACCGGGGGACCTGGTGACCTCCAGGACCTTCAGACGCCATGCCCTGACTCCCTCTGCCCTTGTCCTTGCGTGGTCTGCCATCACCCTTCAGCCACTATGTAGCCTTGAGCGCCTTGTTGAAATCTCATGTCCACAGCTGTCTCGGGTCTCTTGGTCCTTGTAGATTTATCCACCTTGACTTCTTTCGTTATTTAATTCAGAtttggaagggagggaagacaaATGTTCATGGCCAATCTCCCAGATTATCCAGAAAACTTACCACACTTTAATCCTTCAAGGACCAGCTTtttaggttgtttctttttttcttttctttttttgctattataacaGTGCTCTTAGGAATGCTGTTCTATATACTTGCCATGATGAACTGACTCTCACGACAACCCTATGAGGTTGGTATTGTCTTGATTTTACATTAGGGGAAAACTAGGCTCAGAGAAA belongs to Acinonyx jubatus isolate Ajub_Pintada_27869175 chromosome E1, VMU_Ajub_asm_v1.0, whole genome shotgun sequence and includes:
- the VAMP2 gene encoding vesicle-associated membrane protein 2, whose product is MSATAATAPPAAPAGEGGPPAPPPNLTSNRRLQQTQAQVDEVVDIMRVNVDKVLERDQKLSELDDRADALQAGASQFETSAAKLKRKYWWKNLKMMIILGVICAIILIIIIVYFSS